A segment of the Toxotes jaculatrix isolate fToxJac2 chromosome 2, fToxJac2.pri, whole genome shotgun sequence genome:
GTTCGCTCCGCTGCTGAGAATCGCGCTATAAGCAACAGCAGTGACTTTGTCTTTTCTATAGAAAAGCATTACGCTCAGCGAAAAGCTAACGGTGCTAAAAGTAAGCTTGCTGAAGCTAGACATTACTGcctcatgatttgttgtttagtgtgtgactgtagtATTAAATACTGCCTTTTGACCAGGGAAAAACACCGTTCtccctgtgtttttgcttttggtaatgtgcattttgctgttggtaaaatctgttacatttgctgaagttggtgttatttgtgggtgcatatttatagtgttatagcagtgactttgctttttctatagaaaaacaTTACGCTCAGTGAAAAGCTAACGCTGCTAAAAGTAAGGTTGCTGAAGCTAGACATTACTGcctcatgatttgttgtttagtgtgtgactgtagtTTTAAATACTGCCTTTAGACCAGGGAAAAACAcctttctccctgtgtttgtttggttgtctgtgataaactgtgacttaaagtattttttctGGAGTTGGAAAAATatcattcttaattttttttaaataaagttttacacTCTACCTTGATTAAGTAGAAAATGAAGTATTTCATACatgagtgtttttgcttttggtaatgtgcattttgctgttggtaaaatctgttacatttgctgaagttggtgttatttgtgggtgcatatttatagtgttatagcagtgactttgctttttctatagaaaaacaTTACGCTCAGCGAAAAGCTAACGGTGCTAAAAGTAAGCTTGCTGAAGCTAGACATTACTGcctcatgatttgttgtttagtgtgtgactgtagtTTTAAATACTGCCTTTTGACCAGGGAAAAACAcctttctccctgtgtttttgcttttggtaatgtgcattttgctgttgataaaatctgttacatttgctgaagttggtgttatttgttggtgcatatttatagtgttatgGTAATTCTTTGTCTTGAGGAATAAACTATTACTATAATACCAtgtattataaaaatgtatatagtATTATAATTACAATCTATTATTGTTATAAATTATGAGATAGAATTATAAAGTAAATTCTgtgcccacagacacacacatcatgacaaGCATAGATGTTTAACGTGTCTGTTATGCTATGAGCATGTTCCTACTATTGACTTGTAACATTtgagacatttcttttttttgcagataagATTGAAGGTTTCCAGTGCTGTCCCAGCTATTGATCGTCTTTCTCAGAGCAGTATCACCacatcacccacacacaaattcactaCATCATTgtttcatcactctctctctctgctgtaatctgtcctcacatctgtgtcacatttcattttatatattaagTTAGGCATATTAGGTATAGTTTAGATTTAGGTTAGGTTCAGGTTAGTTCGTTAGGTTAGTCTATCTAACGTTTGAGAAgcatttctcttgttttttttttttttttgtcttgaactTCTGTCGGCAGGATGCCAAGGAAGTCCAAGAAGTCGGCGGCGGCGAAGCAGCGATGGAGGAAGCTCGACCTGGAGGAGCTGACGTCGTTCGCCCCCCCCCTGGAGGTACTTACACAGTAGATACGTTTCTGTGTTACAATGACAAATGTCTGCATGAAAATGGCTGTAGAAATGTTACATCTGTTGCTTTCTTCATAAGTGCTGAGTTCAGTATGGAACTGCCATGTCTTTGATGTTACTGTTTCATCAGACGGTGTCCCCCCCGGCTGGAGAGGAGCCTTCCAGAGGGTCAAGGACCAAGAGGACCAAGGAGACCCGCCCCCCCTGCTCCCGAGCTCCAGTCAGCAACGTACGTTACTACCAcaactcactctcacacacacacacacagacacagagagacaagttTAATGTGCTTACAGTCACACATGTTcttgtgtttaaaatgttcgtattactttttaaatttgtgttatattttgtttgaacGTGTTTGTCTTTATCTTAGCTTTGTTTGATTTTACTATGTTCATTTTATGAGATGTAAAGTCACCTAGAGAGTTTTGAAAGGTgcttatgattattattattattgtatctGTCATCAGGCGGTTGGATCTTCACCCCCAGCCAAGCCGTTCTGGAGCCCGGGTGATGTGCGTGCCGAAGTTCGTGCACGTGAGTATCTACCTGTTTTATCCCAAAATGATCCGTAAATCTATTCATCATCAATATTAAACTTTtgaaagtcattttctttcctgtacTTTTTTACTggtaaaaatgaatgatttgttgacatttcctgctttgctttccttcattcaattttacatttatctgtcTTGTTCTTTACTAAACAGGCCGCGGTACTGGTTACCGCCATCGGGTGCTGAGGTGGCCAACTTCAAAGCTCACTGGACGGAGCCACAAGTTGGTCATCCCACCGGAGTCTCCTGACAAGAaggtattgttattattgtgcagTTTATGAAGGAAGTAGTTGATCTGGAGAGGCGTAAATGATTTTCATGCTAAAGAAATCTTCTCTGTTGCAGTTCATTCTGATTGTTGGGGACTCCCATCTCCGGTCCATTGCTGACGGGTTCGCCGTGATGCCAGAAGCTAAGTATTCTTTTGGTATCATGTCAACCCCTGGGGCTCACGCCGCTGAGCTGCGGACTGAGGTCCAACATGTTGTACTTCCTCGGTCCCCTCATGCTGTCTGTGTTCTAGCCCCCAGTAACAACCTGACTGCCAGCAGGACCATCGACGAGGCGGCCGTCGACTTTGCTCGTTTCCTCACTGCTGTGAGGAGCCGCTGGCCGGAGGTAAGCTTTATTTTATGCCTGTTGTATTAGTAGTAGAAGTACATTGATTAATTAGATTAAATgtatgagtttttaaaaattaatgtgttattattttaatgtgtgtgattttgaatgaaaatgtaaattggtaagaaacatgttttgttttgtaaaattttgttttctacagGTCTTTGTGCTGGACTTCCCGCCCCGCCTGAAGGAGGATGAGACGCACCAGGTCCTCCTTCGGCAAGAGTACCACCGCGTGGCAGCTCGTATgggtgtgtaaaaaaataaatatcatctcaataaagagaagaataagaaatgtacttaaaatgtgtgtgaaaatatagtaatgaacaaaaagtcaaaatacatGTATGGATGTTTTAatgactgttattttttttttctcccttttatatttttagggTTGAGGTACTTCCCTGCGGCGGAGCACTTCCCCCGTACGCGCTTGGAGCTGTGGAGCAGAGACGGCGTAAGTAGTATATCTATGTGTGATAGAAATATTCTAATAATtccttgtgtgtttatgtgaaatatTTAGTCAACAgcacctactttttttttttttttttttttacagttgaaCTTTGTCTGTAAATGGGTTTCTATTGTTATGTCTGCAGGTCCATCTGTCCGACCGTGAGGGGATGGGGATCCTCACGCAGTTGCTGTGGAGCACCACGGACTGGTTCCTCGAGACAccgcctccacctccccagGTGTCTCCTACACCTTCACCGCCACTTAGGAGATTCTCTCCTAAGCTGGTTGTGAAGGGTGAGGTACGTGCTCCACTGTCTCCTGACCCCTTCCAGTGGAGGGTTGTGGGTCAGAGCAGCAAGGtaaggtttttcttttatactattttgtgtgtttacatgtgtttatgaatacatttttctCAACGGGTTCACAGTCGTAATTATAAAAGCACCTATTTAATCAAATATGTCATCTAAACTTTACCAGTCGCAGGTTTCCGGCCAGGCCAGTGTGGCTCAGCAGCGGGTGAGttatttttctaactttttttttttttttttgtccttcaagTTAACTGGTGAGTATTTAAACTTTGTGTATTTAACCAGACAAATGttcatgtgtctttgtctttttttgtgtctttcacagAAGGAGGAGTCCTTCCTTCCACTGAATCCAAAGTGGTTCAGTGGCATGGCTCTTCGTGCCATGGAGGAAGTGTCTCCTTCTGACCTGTGTGGCGTGGTGGACTGCAAGTCTCCTCCAGCGGGCAAGAAGGTAAATTGTGTGACATCTCTTCTCAGCTGTATTATAAAGTTTCATCTTGTTCCTTACAGTTACTGGTGCTATGCTTTATTTGACCGTGCAGGTGGCCTCCCCGGCAGCAGCCAGGCGTCGCAGGACCAGGGAGAGACGCCCCCACAGCCGCCAGTCTCCAGTGAACAACGTATGTTACACAATTGGCACACACcgtcagtgtttacagttgaCATGGCGTTTTCATGGAGACATAACtacactgtcctctctgtctgaattttaatatatttgtcaTCTGTCAACAGCTGGTTGGATTACCTCCAACCGGGGTGTCACGGGGACTGGAGGACGACGCCCCCTCCAGCCCGGTTCCTGTGGTGAGACGGTCCAGGACCATGGACGGACACCCCCCCCGCACCCAAACTTCAGTGACCAACGTATGTTACTTTCTGccagaacaaacacaatctcacacagaacacacaatgtcttcactgagacatgaagtttaacatgtttgttatCATGTGTCAACAGCTGGTTGGATCGCCTCCAGTCAGGTTGTCCTGTGGTTTGGGTGATGCAGCGACCCCCTGCTGTTCTCCGGTTGCGAAGGTAAATATTATTCCTCTTGAATCAAGTCAATAATGTCATTAAAGTCTCTATTgtactgaattattattatttttcccagACGGCCAGGATGAAGACCCCTTCACCCCCTTCACCAGCTGTACCCAGAGCCCGTCGCTCTCCTCGCCCAGCTAAGGTATTTACTCcacaactgacaaacacagaacatttactgtaaaatcagCTGTAACTACATAAAACTGCTTAATTTAACATTTGTGATAGCATTATCTTTCTCTGCAGTTCACAGATGCCAGTGAGTTATTGAAATACATTTGGGAAACTTTTCTTGTATCAACTTGGTGTATTGTGTTGCctcatatataaatattaattggTGTTATCTCTTATTAAAGACCGTCCAGACGCCATTTCCCTCATCAACCAGCTGGCCCTGGATCATCGATGATGGACTCTCCACCTCTTGTTCCCCAGCTAAAAAAGTAAGAACTTTTATATTCGGGTCTATCGTTGGCTtcataaagtgtttttgtttgaggcAGAGCGCTCTTGGTTTTAACTGAAATGCATAACAAaactagttttcatttttaagccttttaataattaaaaaaaaaaaaaacctttctgtGCCATTGACTcacatttcaattcaattcaattcaattttatttatatagcgccttccacaatcaaaattgtctcaaagcgctttacacatgtaaagaagatttttttttaatacactgcCATTGcagtataaattaaaatgtttatgaatattttcatttaggGAAAGGTGTGACAAGTCTTAGGGATGTAGGAGGCACAAATTTCTCTTTCAAACTTTGTTCAAGATAACAAGGGGTGACTAGTAATTTGATTAAATCTGCACTAGGTAAAATGCTATTAATCACATTTGCTGAAACTCATTTCATGATTGTAGCACATGAAACAGGTCATTACTACAACTAATgttaataactaataataaatcTAATAACAAGTGATGTAATAATGATatgataaaattaaattaaaagtaaacctttatgataatgataataatttatCCCTATTTCAGGTTACTCAGCCGTTTAATGTAAGTGTTAGGGCCAGTCATAGTCAGAGCGACATGAGGTACAGCGACTTCTCTAGAAACCACCAGTGTACCTGCATGTCCCTGACTTTTCTGGCGTATGAGAACGAGGGCTGTCAGTTTAACACTGCGGCCCTCGATAGGGTGCTGGCAAAGGGAGATTCGCTTTATGTAGGTGTAAAGCGACAGCTCATCCTGGAGAACAGATTCCAGAGTGACCATCTCACTGTGGAAGAATTACCAAAACAAGTCCTGACTGACACAGCAATGTATACTGTCCACATGCCTGAAATTAGGTGTGGACTTGTAAAACTCAGTGGCAACCAGGATTGGTGTCTGCCCCTTGCCACACAGTTAGAGTGTCTGTCAGGTGAAGTCAATCTGGCTTTAATTATAGTAAGTCCAGAATGCATTGCAGTTTTCCGCAACCGATCAGGCATGTATGGTGTGTATGATTCACACTCAAGAAACACGGTGGGCTTACCTCACCCCAACGGAACTGCAATTATGAAGACCTTCTCAAAAATCAGTGACTTGGCTGAACACCTGCTCAAACTCTTCGCAAATCGCGGACCTTCTGCCACTTATGAGTTTGTGCCGGTGTCATTCGAAGCCATTGGTTCCCAAGAACGTCCTGATGCATCTCTGGCACAAAATGTATCCAGGACAGCTCTCCCACCAGCACCAGAAGTTCCTAGTGAAGTTCCTAGTGAAGTTCCTAGTGAAGTTCTCCTTCCGCCTGCCAAAGCCTCTAGGAAAGTTCTCCCTCCTGTAGCAGAACATGTCTCGAGGGCACCCCTCTCATCAGCAAGTGTCTCAAAGCTGCCTAAGCAACGGCGACGAAAAGCCATTCGAAAAGCCAGTGTCAGAACAGAGCAACAAGCACTAGTGTCATGTGaacttaaaaggaaaaaacgAGCCCAAAGTCAAAAAATCAAATATGCAACGTGTTCAAGatttagaatgaaaaaaattcagaaagaaaaaaggaaatattcCCAAGATTTTCTTTATCGAATCAGAAAGCAAAAAAGCTTCACCGAAAAGTACAAGGCAGATCCTGCTTTTCGaactcaaaaacagaaatctatgtcccagaaatataaaattaatCTTGATGCTAGAAGACATAAGAAAGCATATATGCAAGCAAGGTACGCATGCAACCAGGAGTAcaggcaaaaaaagaagaaaaatgccaAAGCG
Coding sequences within it:
- the LOC121187930 gene encoding uncharacterized protein LOC121187930, giving the protein MPRKSKKSAAAKQRWRKLDLEELTSFAPPLETVSPPAGEEPSRGSRTKRTKETRPPCSRAPVSNAVGSSPPAKPFWSPGDVRAEVRARRGTGYRHRVLRWPTSKLTGRSHKLVIPPESPDKKFILIVGDSHLRSIADGFAVMPEAKYSFGIMSTPGAHAAELRTEVQHVVLPRSPHAVCVLAPSNNLTASRTIDEAAVDFARFLTAVRSRWPEVFVLDFPPRLKEDETHQVLLRQEYHRVAARMGLRYFPAAEHFPRTRLELWSRDGVHLSDREGMGILTQLLWSTTDWFLETPPPPPQVSPTPSPPLRRFSPKLVVKGEVRAPLSPDPFQWRVVGQSSKSQVSGQASVAQQRKEESFLPLNPKWFSGMALRAMEEVSPSDLCGVVDCKSPPAGKKQPGVAGPGRDAPTAASLQ